A segment of the Micromonospora sediminicola genome:
TCTGGGGCGGGCTCTTCACCACCCTGGCCGGCCTGGAGATCTTCGCCACCACCCAGTTGAGCCTCAACGGCCTCACCTTCCAGATGGGGCCGACCGGCTTCCTGTCCTGGCTCATCCCCACCATCCTCGTGGCCTGCGGCATGCTGCTCTGGTTCAGCCCGGCGCAGCGCATGTTCTACGCGGTGGTCGCGGCGATCACCGCGCTCTACTCGCTGATCGGCGTGAACCTCGGCGGCTTCTTCATCGGCCTGCTGCTCGGCATGGTCGGCAGCGCGCTCGGTTTCGCCTGGGTGCCGCGCAAGGGCCCGGCCGCCGACGTGCCTCCGGCGGAACCGGCCGACGACGAGCCGGTCGAGGAGCCGGCCGACGAGCCGGAGCCGGCCCTGGTCGACGAGCTGCTGCCCCGGCAGCGGGAGGACGACACCACCGGGGTGCTCACCGACACCCTGCCGGAGCCGCGCAACCCGCTGCGGGAGTCGGCCCCGGCGGAACCGGCCGTGGACGCGCCGCCCACGGACGCGCCGCGCGGTTCCGGGCAGCCGCCCCGGGCGTACGCGATCCTGCTGGTCCTCGCCGTCTCGGCGGCCGGGCTGGTCGCGATCCGCGACGAACGGCCGGCGATCGCGGCACCGGCGGCCTGCCCGACCACCTCGGCCCCGGCGCCCAAGCCGTCCGCCTCGAAGACCCCGACGGCCTCCCCGTCGGCCAGTCCGAGCACCACCGCGCCGGCCGAGCCGGCGGAGGAGAAGGACGGCAATCTGCTGACCGACATCGTCGACGGCATCACCGGCCTGTTCACCGGCGGTGACGACGACAAGGCCGAGCCGTCGCCGTCCGCGTCGGCCGTGGCCGCCGCCGCGGCGACCCCGAGTGGAAGCGCCACGCCGAAGCCCAGCGGCAGCGCCAAGCCGTCGACCCCGGCCGAGCCGGGCGCCGACTGCGACGAGGACAAGCCCGCCCCGACCAAGCCGAAGCCGGTCGAGGAGGGCAAGCCGCTGCCCAAGCTGGCGGCCGACCCGAACCAGCCGATCGTCGCCGACCCGCCGTCCCGGCTCACCGGCTCCAAGGTCACGATGACGGGGCTGCGCTTCGAGGGCATCGTCGAGCTGCCGACCCGGGACGGCACGCTCAAGTGCCTGAAGTTCACCATGGACAAGGCGGTCACCGACGACTTCACGCTGCTGGCCAGCGGCCCGGCCGGCAAGAAGCAGCGGTACGTGACCGACCGGCTCACCGTCGAGGGCGACGTCGCCTTCTACGCCACCCGGTTCGTCGGGTACCTGCTCGGCATCAAGATCACGCTGACGCCGGACCTGCCCTTCCCGGACGGCATCCCGATCACCTCGCCGATCCCGATCAGCTTCACCGACCCGGTGATGGAGCTGGCGTACGAGAACTCGAAGTCACTCACCGCCCGGCCGGTGCTCCGGGTCGACCTGGCCTGACCGGCGCGGACAGCGAAACGGCCGGGAGCCGGAGGGAACTCCGACTCCCGGCCGTCGCCGTGCTCAGAGCCGGGCCAGCGCCCGGCGCAACGGGTCGAGCCCCAGCGCCCCCAGGTCGAGCGCCTGGCGGTGGAATTCCTTCAGGTCGAAGTCGGCGCCCTTGCGGGCCTTCGCCTCGTCCCGCGCCTGCAACCAGATCCGCTCGCCCACCTTGTACGAGGGCGCCTGCCCCGGCCAGCCCAGGTAGCGGTTCAGCTCGAAACGCAGGTTCTCGTCCGGCACCCGGCAGTGCGCCCGCATGAACTCCCAGCCCAGCTCCGGCGTCCAGCGCTCGCCCGGGTGGAAGCCGAACGGGTTGTCCGCCGGGATCTCCAACTCCAGGTGCATGCCGATGTCGACGATGACCCGGGCCGCGCGCAGCGCCTGCCCGTCGAGCATGCCGAGCCGGTCGCCCGGGTCGGCCAGATAGCCCAGCTCGTCCATCAGGCGCTCGGCGTAGAGCGCCCAACCCTCACCGTGCCCGGAGACCCAGCAGAGCAGCCGCTGCCAGCGGTTGAGCAGGTCGGCCCGGACGGCCGTCTGGGCGACCTGGAGGTGGTGGCCGGGCACGCCCTCGTGGTAGACGGTCGTCACCTCGCGCCAGGTGGAGAAGTCGGTGATGCCCTGCGGCACCGCCCACCACATCCGCCCCGGGCGGGAGAAGTCCTCGCTCGGGCCGGTGTAGTAGATGGCGCCGTCGCTCGTCGGCGCCAGCCGGCACTCGATCCGGCGGACCTGCTCCGGGATGTCGAAGTGGGTGCCGTTCAGCTCGGTGATCGCCTTGTCCGCGAGCTCCTGCATCCAGTCGCGGAACGCCTCCTTGCCGCGCACGGTCCGCGCCGGGTCGGCGTCGAGCGCGGCGACGGCCTCGTCGACCGTGGCGCCCGGACCGGCGATCTGCCCGGCCACGATCCGCATGTCGGCCTCCAGACGGGCCAGCTCCGCGAACCCCCAGGCGTACGTCTCGTCCAGGTCGACCTTGGCGCCGAGGAAGTACTGCGAGGCCAGTTCGTAGCGCTCCCGGCCGGCGGCCTGCTTCTCCCGCCCCACCGGGGCCAGCTCGGTGCGGAGGAACTGACCGAACTCGGCGGTGGCCGCGGTCGCGGCGGCGGCGCCCTTGCGCAGCTCCGCGCCGAGCGTGCCGTCCGCGTCGAGCCGCTCGACCAGGCCGTGGAAGAAGTTGTCGCCCTCCGGGTCCACCCAGACGTCGCACTGCTTGGCCACCTCGACGAGCTGCACCCGCGAACTGACCCGGCCGTCGGCGGCGGCCTCGCGCAGCGTGCGCTTGTAGCCCTCCAGCGCCGACGCGAAGCGGTTGAGCCGGGTGGCCACGTTGGCCTTCGCCTCCTCGCCGTCGGTCGGCATCAGGTCGAAGACCATCCGGATCTCGTGCAGCCCGCTCTCGATGACGCTGATCTCGCTGGTGGTCTCCCCGGCGTCGTGCCGGGCGAGCTCCAGGCCGAGGCGTTCCTGCATCGCCTCCTTGGCGGTCCGCTCCGCCTCGGTCTCCGGCTCGGTCACGTCGAGCTGGCCCAGCGTGCGCCGGACCAGGTCCGCCCGGGCCGCGTAGCCGTCCGGCGAGAGGTCGTCGAGCTGGTCGTCGTAGCCGGCGATGCCGACGTAGGTGGCGCCGGTCGGGCTCAGCGGAGCCCACTCGGCCACGTACCGGTTGGCGAGGTCATCGATTCGTCCCACGGGCGAACCCTACGTGACCGGGCCACCCCGGTGTCGACAGTGTTTGCCGTGTTCGCCGGCACCGACCCGACGGCTCAGGGCAGCAACTCGACCGGATCGAAGTCGATCGTGAAGGGTGCGTCCAGCTTGAGTCGTTGGCCGCTGACCGCCTGCGCCGTGCTGACGTAGCCGCCGTCGCGGAGGGTGAGGAACTCGACGCCGACGTGACGGATCTGGCGGACGACCTGCACCCGCAT
Coding sequences within it:
- a CDS encoding DUF6114 domain-containing protein, with the translated sequence MTTAETQQARPGRLGQAWRGFRRWRRARPFWGGLFTTLAGLEIFATTQLSLNGLTFQMGPTGFLSWLIPTILVACGMLLWFSPAQRMFYAVVAAITALYSLIGVNLGGFFIGLLLGMVGSALGFAWVPRKGPAADVPPAEPADDEPVEEPADEPEPALVDELLPRQREDDTTGVLTDTLPEPRNPLRESAPAEPAVDAPPTDAPRGSGQPPRAYAILLVLAVSAAGLVAIRDERPAIAAPAACPTTSAPAPKPSASKTPTASPSASPSTTAPAEPAEEKDGNLLTDIVDGITGLFTGGDDDKAEPSPSASAVAAAAATPSGSATPKPSGSAKPSTPAEPGADCDEDKPAPTKPKPVEEGKPLPKLAADPNQPIVADPPSRLTGSKVTMTGLRFEGIVELPTRDGTLKCLKFTMDKAVTDDFTLLASGPAGKKQRYVTDRLTVEGDVAFYATRFVGYLLGIKITLTPDLPFPDGIPITSPIPISFTDPVMELAYENSKSLTARPVLRVDLA
- a CDS encoding DUF885 domain-containing protein: MGRIDDLANRYVAEWAPLSPTGATYVGIAGYDDQLDDLSPDGYAARADLVRRTLGQLDVTEPETEAERTAKEAMQERLGLELARHDAGETTSEISVIESGLHEIRMVFDLMPTDGEEAKANVATRLNRFASALEGYKRTLREAAADGRVSSRVQLVEVAKQCDVWVDPEGDNFFHGLVERLDADGTLGAELRKGAAAATAATAEFGQFLRTELAPVGREKQAAGRERYELASQYFLGAKVDLDETYAWGFAELARLEADMRIVAGQIAGPGATVDEAVAALDADPARTVRGKEAFRDWMQELADKAITELNGTHFDIPEQVRRIECRLAPTSDGAIYYTGPSEDFSRPGRMWWAVPQGITDFSTWREVTTVYHEGVPGHHLQVAQTAVRADLLNRWQRLLCWVSGHGEGWALYAERLMDELGYLADPGDRLGMLDGQALRAARVIVDIGMHLELEIPADNPFGFHPGERWTPELGWEFMRAHCRVPDENLRFELNRYLGWPGQAPSYKVGERIWLQARDEAKARKGADFDLKEFHRQALDLGALGLDPLRRALARL